Genomic segment of Anguilla rostrata isolate EN2019 chromosome 13, ASM1855537v3, whole genome shotgun sequence:
TAACGACAAACGGTCACAGGTTTTTTGAATATCTGATGTATTTTCAACGCTTTATTGCcctataaaagaaaaaaaggatttggaaaatgtttttatttttattttaactaaaCGATGTATCCTTGAGCACGATAACATATTCACATGGGCgcgtgcatttaaaaaaaatctacctaTGGCTTGCTGCATTTCTTTGTAGCCGATCAGAAAATAGTTtcgctccacaaaattacttgtgttataccaaagtgaaatatccctttgaACCGACACGTCTGCCGATTGGACGAATGTTTGAGTCggcaggaaggggcggggttgTGACTTTGCGGGactgcctctctgtccctctctctctctctctctctctctctctctctgtctctccctctctctctctctctctctctcactctctctctccctctctctctctctctctctctctgtccctctctctcactctcactctctctctctctctctctctctctctctctctctctctctctctctctcactgtctccccCTCGCAGGTCCAGGCCACCGTGGTGGGGTTCCTGGCCTCCATCGCGGCAGTCATCTTTGGCTGGATTCCCGAGGGCCAATTCAAGATGGGCCACGCCGTCCTGCTGTGCGCCAGCAGCGTGTCCACGGCCTTCATCGCGTCTCTGTTGCTGGGTGAGAGGCCTTGGCCCCCCGCCATTATCTGGTCCCTTAATAAAGCCTGTGTTCTTCTGGGCTCTGGGCCCACAGGGGTGGCACCCCAAAACCCAGAAAAAAACCCCccttttttaaccctttaaggtgtaaagATCGCAAGTATGTGTTCGGAATGTTCTTGAGAGAATATTCTAACGCTGATTTAATAACAGtcaagcaatggagttctagaacactaacttggaataatttttttttttttaaagcattccaaaaaacctaatCTTCAAAGGGCTAAGGGACTGCCAACAGCTGCATTCAAATACAGATTTTgctaacaacccccccccccctccaatttTTTTCTCCTGCCAGTAGTTGATACATTTTAATccatttcttaacacaaaaatacTGCTGGCACAGGCATTTATTGAAATAGAGAGCATGGGAAACAGATACCAGATACACAGAACCTcctgtaaaaaaatttaaaaaatcattcagCCCTCTGAAATTACCAGCCTCAATAATGGACTACTGAAGGATTTGAGGCCACAGACATGAAGATGCAGTTGATAGTCACCAGATTTTTTCTGATGTTggatgttttttattattgtacattCCCCTCAGTTATGCATTTCTCCTGCGCTGAGCAGTGAAATGGAGGAAAATGTCCATTTTATActatatttaaaagaaataaagtattttattctgttcttttccattttacttctattctattctattcaaAGTACAGATGCAGATAATTTTGTTTGCTGAAAAAATGCAGATAATTTAgtgtttctcctcctcccccctttcaCTGAGAACTCTGCTTTCTGTCAACAGGGCTCATCATGATCGGGGTGATCATCGGCTCCAGGAAAGTGGGCATCAATCCGGACAACGTGGCGACGCCCATCGCTGCCAGTCTGGGCGACCTCATCACCCTGGCTCTGTTGGCGGGCATCAGCACGGGGCTGTACAAGCAGCTGGGTGAGAAATGCACGTCTCCCGCCCATCTCTGGTGTTTAAACCTTTCAAGGGGTGTGAGATCACATacatgcgattagaatgttctcaactggacattctaatgctgatgtaacaatcgctgctggtaactgaaagcggaggagttctagaatactgactgaaaaaaagtaCTCCGAAAAGCCTTCGCTGCATGACATGACCAGCTGACAAATGTCACCCAGTGCCAGCATTAAAAGAGAGGCAGAAATAGGCAGTTCTTCAACCGATCCATCCAGATTTTCAGGTCTGGCAAGGCTATATATGTGAACATAAACACTTCATAAATAGTGCCTGATGTTTTCCGGATCTATGTACGAGGTTTAACGGGAAGGCCCTGGAGGTTGATGTGGGAAGGACGTGGGAATGTGAACGTCACTGCAGAAATGTCTTTCTTTACGAGTGTTTTAGTCTTGCAATGAGAATTTAACAGTAGAAAATATTGGCttgtttctgtttgcttgtcaagtgaaattttcttaccccattggcaaatattAAAACAGTCTACAGTATGTCTCTCATATCATTAatttgcaatatttttgtcttatttggcaaaaaaaaaagtaatagaaattagatttttaagtctaaaaataatataacataacaaaacataatataatgatgaaaacaagccattcagcccaacaatgctcacctaactaaattagtgctctgattacctacagactagatagtatctaacactgtatcaagcctattCTTAAGACTAATAATGAGACTAAGGCACTTGTTGAGGCTGACTTTATGTTTtagttttctgctgttgttgttccTCTGTGGTTTTCTCTAGACTCAAATAAAACTTAGGTGGTACTTGTTGAGGttgacttttattattattattattattattatttgacttACCTGTGGGTTTCTCgaggctctctgtgtgtgtgtgtgagtcacgcCCTCTGACGTTGCGTTGCGTTCTGGTTTTTGCGCGTTCGACAGACCACAACAACTACGCCAACCCGCTGGTGTGCGCCTTCTTCGTGGCGCTCACGCCCGTCTGGGTTCTGATCGCCCGCCGCATTCCCTCCACCCGCGAGGTGCTGTACTCCGGCTGGGAGCCCGTCATCATCGCCATGGCGATCAGCAGGTGATGATGCGCTCCGGCGAGTTCCACACCCACCACAGTCttttggaattattattattattattattagtagtagtaatagtagtagtagtagtactagtagtagtaggagtagtagtaataatagtgTAATGATAGTAGTAgtgttgttgtagttgttgaTAAATAATATGATACTATAGTGCGTTAAGTATTACTGCATTTTTTGtctaaataatatgtatgataCTATAGTGCGGAAAGTATCACTgaatttttttgtctgtaattGTTCTAATGAAATTCTCCTTGCAGTATTGGGGGCCTTATCCTGGATAAAACTGTGTCCAACCCCAACTTTGCTGGAATGGCAGTCTTCACCCCAGTCATCAATGGTCAGTATAACTTCTGGAATTCCCTGCTGCAAATTTGCAGCGGGAACTGTACACTTTAATATcccttacattttttaattttagtgaGAAAGAATTACCTATGGCCAGGGTGTTATGAACTGGCCATTGTACTCTCATTAATTGATGCTTGGGATTTTGGTGTTTAACGAATCTAGACCTTTTTCTTTGTGCGCTGattgcaagtcgctctggatacgagCGTCATTCCAAATGGctgaaaagtaaaatgtgtgAACGGTGTGTTTTCCCAGGTGTGGGGGGGAACCTGGtggctgtgcaggccagtcgGATCTCCACCTACCTGCACCTGGTCGCCCTGCCCTTGGGGGAGCCCAACCCCACGCCCAGCAAGTGCCCGACCCCCTGCACCACCTTCTTCAGCTCGAGTAAGCACCGCGGCGCCAGCGGCGTTCCGCGCGGGACATGGTGGCGGGGCATGTGGGCGGGACATGTGGGTGGGACATGCTGTCCGCGAGCCCGCCTCTGTCGTCAGCAGAACCGAGCCTCGGCCTGTTCGCTAATGGAATGTGCGCTGAGCTGGCATGCGCTTCCATTAGCACAGAGGTGCATTTTAAATGGGACCGGCTTCATGTTAATTCGATAAAATCAAACGTACAGCTCTCCGCAGTGCTATTTCTGGCCTCTTATGATCATTTATGCTATAAGTGCTCTGTAGAAGGCTTGTGCGGCAAGCATAAAACATATTCCTGCAAGTGTATGAGATATTCCTGACTAACTGCTTGATTGCCTGTGTTAGAGtctttaaaaaacatgatttgttGTCTAATTTTgatctctctcgctccctcttgCTTTCTGTCTatttccatctctttctccattgttatctttctctctcttgctctctctctctctctctcctctcctctccctcctctctctctcccctctctctctcccctctctctcctccccctctcctctctctctctctctctctgtctctctctcttctctctctcctcctccctcccctctctcctctctcgctctcctctctccctctctctccatgtttctctttctcgctcGGCCCGAGTGCTCTTCCTCCTGGTGGCGCCGGGTCACCTGGTCTTCCTCTACGCCATCAACTCCATGCAAGGCGGCCACACCTCACTGACCACCGTCTTCATCGCAATTTACATGACCGCTGCACTGTTGCAGGTACCCTTGTCTCTGCCTCACCGCCTCTGCAATTCAGTCCACAACCAGTACCTTACCTGCCTGCTTAGTATGTACTTGCATGTGAGTACTGGTGTGAGTACTCTTTTGCGAGTAGCATTGGGTAAGAACACTGCGTTGAGTTTGACCTGAAAGGAATTTTAATTAGCAGTTGATCAGTAGTAGCAATGTACTGGTGAATGCACTGAGgagaacagaaaaatataacTAAAAGGTTGAAGTAGCAGCAGCGGTTTCTGCAGAGAGGTCAAGTCATGGTCAACCCTTTAAGAAGAGTAGGTTTCTCTGGAATGttgttttcaaaattccaagtcagtgtgttcctgaactccattgctttcagtcaccagttagtgattgtgacatcagcattagaatgctcagttaagaacactccaGTCACCTATTTGTGACCTAATGGTTAATCGGAGCCAAACTTCAAGCGTCCTCCTCTTCACCAGGTGTTGATCCTGCTGTACCTGGCTGATTGGATGGTGAACTGgatgtgggggcggggcatggaTCCAGACAACTTCTCCATCCCCTACTTGACGGCCCTGGGGGATCTGCTGGGCACCGGATTCCTGGCCCTGTGCTTCCATATCCTTTGGTTGATTGGGGACCGCGATGCGGACGTGGGCGACTAATGGCACACCCGCCCCGAAAAACGCACCGCCTCTCTTCCTGAACGGGACTCTTTATTTATTCGAGCAATTAAGGAGTTGttgctgttgatgttgttgttgttattattattaatattaatatgttttcatttttttttttttagtgggaGAAGGGAAAcctcattatttttcaatgggGTTTTTCTCCCTTGGCCAGTCATGTTGGCCACATTTGCAAAGGCTGAGATCGACTTACACTTGAAACgatgaaaaacagcaaaaaattttaaaaaacgaaaataaaaaaataaaaaacacacatagaAATGCTCAATCACCAAGTGCTATTTGGATAGAAATGCATATGAATGTTGAATATTATACGAATACGATGGTTTATTTAGgatggtttatttttgttttggtgtcCTCCCCTCCCTCGTTGACTTGGATGATTGAAACAAGCCTAACGGGGGATTGCGGGCCAGAATGTAATTTACCTGAAAATTCCTGAGTCTCACGTCCTTGTGTCATAAAAGAGGTTTTATTCTAATCGCAGAACTGGAACGCGGTGGTGACCGACAGTCTGGCACCACACCTGGGACTGTACTCCAGCTGAGAATCAGGCTGTTCGGACTTTACTGAAGCTTAATCAGGTGACTGAGGCTTCTTTACAACTGTGAGGTTAAAGCAAACGGTGGTTCTATTTGAAATTTGGTCATGGCCTCTTACAACACTGCTGTTATTACCCacaagggtttttaaaaaatgttttattattttaatttttttaaattttttttttacacttgatGGGAGCCAAGAGCTACGTTTGTTGTTTTCCTGACAACTTCTAAATGCTAAATGGCAAAAGTGCTTAACTGGAACTATTTTAATTCGTCAGCACAAGACAGCAGTAAGAAACTGCGCAAGCTTTGactaaacgtttttttttttaatttttattaaaatgctctTAATCGCACATAGATAAATTCAATCAGGGGTCACAGAAATGATCATGTAATGGCGTACTGCTATTATTTCCATGGCCTCTCTCAACCAGAGAGGAAATCTTTGGCCTTAAAACACGTCCACAAGCCTTATGATTGAGCGAATCTCTAATGTATGTCGGATAAGCATAACTgtccaaatatattttcagagtGACAGGTTTAATGTTCAGTGGCCTCAGAAGGGATGTGAACAGGAAGTTCGACCTGCCCCCTGCAGAAATCACACAGCTAAGATGTTGGCTTCTTGCTGAGGTTTGTGTTGAATGAATCATTAAAGCCATCGATCCTCATTGACACCACCACTGGTACCACGGTCATCTTAGGAgtttttttcctggtttttCGTGGTTTTTCTCATAGTTGTGAAATTCTAATTTTGGGACTGTGAACCACTTATCACACACATTTGTAATAATCTTGAAATATTTCTTAGAGCAGCATATCAGATTGAAATGACATCTGATGCAGAGACAGGAAAAGAGGAGGCAGGTATACATTTACAATTAGAATGAGCAAaaactttagaaaaaaaaataaaacgttcaaaagtgttttgtgtagcaTTTGTTTATCAAAGGGCTGTTTTCACCATCCTAACAAATTAATATGAATAGCTTTCctcttaatttttttacacagtcACTTGCCAATTTGTTATGAGGCACAaatttatttaggtttttatttgaatttgccAAAGGAGATGGAGTTAAACCTAGTCCAAGTGGCCTACAAGTACACTCTTAAGAGCCTTCTGAGCTTGTCACATGAAACGTGGAATGTACAGGGTTCTAATTATCCATAAGAAGACTTAAGCCTTGTAAAGAATAGCTCACTTGACCTGAACTGCATATCCATACCTCAGCCacaagagaggggaaaaaaaacaaaaaaacatgtttattggTGACCGTCGAACAAGGGCCTTAACAACAATGCGCATGTTAGCATGCTTGAGAATTAGGATATGTGAGTAAATAGAATTACTGTAACTCAAATAGGTGAATGAGCCAGTACAAGCTAGCCGTTTTATTCAGCTTGATGGCTGGACAGACGTCAATGTTGAACTTAGACATGGTGAATTGCCGCAGTTTCATGAAGTCAAAGATGTAATgagaaatgtaaagaaaatgatGGATAACTTGGATCTGTATTAATTGTTTATTACTGAACAATATTCGGTGTTCTTTTTAAGGAATGCTGCACAGatcatatttatgtattgtataTGGGGCCACCAGATTTCATTATCTGGACTTATTGCATTTGATATTCATTGCTTATGAAAGAAATTATGTTTTCTTCTCTTAAAGAGAGTTTTCCCAAttttcacaatacatttttcagtgtggAGGGCAAGCTGACTGTTAGATGTGTATATTTCAAATGgtgatgatttttttattgcgaatgattttttaaaatcaattttatgttatgtttaattttttttttgttttatgttttggtgTGATGGATGATAAAAAATTTATATCATCAACTGTGGTGACCACACCTGAATGAAATGGTCGAACATAATTTTGTGCTGTAGTACTGTAATACTCACAAACAACCACACGGGGGCAGTCTTGGGATAGGAACGGTGCAGCTGTGTTGAGAGTTGCCTGGTTTAAATTACAAGTTAAATGTTCATAATTTGTTCTCCTTCGATTTTACTGTTGCTGTTAACAAAACTGGTGCCAAGATTTTACCactattacacatttatttggtTGTCAATACTTTTTCAGGGGGAGTGAAGTTTATTTATTGTCTAGAAGCATATGAAAAaaattgtacatacatatatttattctATAAATaaggtgtttatttttaattttatttcgtCTCTGgtatatgtttatttgtgtgtgcatctggcCAGTAGAGTAACCTCGCTTGCCGCCCTAGATTTGTGGCAAATCTAACAAACATATCAGATTGTGGTGCCTAATAGCTGACAAACCTCATAGTCGCACTGGTCCAGTATACTGAACCTTAACAAACCGTAAGTAGAGGGTCAAACGTGAAGCTGCATTTCATTGTGTTCTTGAGCTGattttttgaaaagtgaaatgaaCTGATCTAGCGGAGGTTGACATATGAAAGACGACAGAAATGAGAGCTAAACATGTATAAAATATGCTGCTTCTTCAGTAGCAGGATTGGCTTGTACCCATTTATGTCCAATTGTGTTCATCTCTGGAAATGGAGCATCAAAAACTGAAGACTCCAAGCCACCTTTTATTTCAGTGAGGAAGTTGGCAGCATCTTGTGTTGACAGGCCGGGCTGTTCTTGTGTCTGTTCGGAATGGCGTTCCTGGGGGTTTTCTTCGGAGGTCAAAACCAAAAGTTGATGGTACCTtcctgaaagtgttttttttttttttttttttgttaaaggatATGATctgtctgtgatttttttttttttttttttttcattcttcttaTTTTGCTGTTACAAGTCAATGGAAACTTCATAGTGGCACtttagatttatattttaatttttaatttttatgtatGCTATTGAGCCAGGTAGGACACAGGACGGCCTCTTGCCACTTCTctgttgttttgtattaattgtgTGTGACTTTTGTCCCTCCCACTAAATTCTGCATGATCTCCATTCTCTATTCTCCATCTCTATTCTGCGTCTCCATTCCCCACCTCTCCGCCCCACAGTGTGTCCTCATGCTCTGCCTCTACACGTCTGTGTCTGGACTCCCATAAACAGATTTACATGTAAAACTGCTGGAATAAAGGAGTATATTATTTCGTACCCTACTTCTGCAGTCTTTGTCTTTTGTCCTCTTAAAGTTCACATCACTGAAGCAAGGAAATGAAGTGTACGTGGGTGCATGCGAGACCAGAACAAGTTCTGTCTCTCACGTTCCTCTAAATAAGGGATTGtgattaattatatttatgatgCTATAATGCAGCAGTTTAAAGTCCTGCAAAGGATTAGCATTTCTTTATGGATAACCGAAAATTTGGAAGGGTTTGGGTTTACCTAAACCTTCAGAGTTTAGGATGTAGGTGCATTAGGTTAGGGTTCGGCTAGGTTTAGGGATTAGAGCTAGATTGTGGTTAAGGTAAGGGCTAGGTAAGAGCTAGGGTTTATGGTTAGGTTCAGGGGTTagattagaaaaaaacaatcttttCCGGTTACTCCATGTTTGCAGTTTCTGCGTTGGTTGTAAGCGCttgtttaattatgtatttttcttgtAGGGGAGATAATCTTGTCCTGGAGCAGGTCTGGGTCCTGTAGGGTCCTGGCCAggttttatttgatgtttttataaGCTGCTTGGCTAAATGCAGAGTAGGTGGTTGGCAGTGGGATTATTTTCCTTGTGTCCTGTTGTTGTGTAGCCGAGAAGGTACTTCGGATCTGCTGAAGGAAGGACCTGGAATATATGTAACTGTGGCACTCCCCTGTCTGCTGGTTTGATGACAATCAAAAAGATCAATAAAAgatataagactatagtcttttgtCAAAATCATGGAAAAGCTGCaaagaatataaatatgtaatttttaaattcagacTGAAGAAAAATGATGTTTCTTCAAATACCAGagtgtaaaaaatgaataaaaatatattttaagacatttatgatgaaatttCTTTTTCAGCTGAACAAATAAAAGGCTGTACACTTTtctcaaaataaaggaaaattataaatataaaaagtttTCATTCATACTGAAGGGAAATCGTGTCTATTCAACATCcagagaataaaaaatgaataaaaatatatttgaaggcATTAatgattaaatttattttttaaaataatataaaagatGCAAAAATGATATGTAATTTTTTCGTTCATAATGAAgagaaatcatgtttattaaaCAACTTAATTCAACATCcagagaataaaaaatgaataaatatatatttgaagacatttctcatgaaattttctttttagctgaaaataaaaaagatgaaaggcttttgtcaaaataaaggaaaatatgcaaaaaatataaatatgtaatttcttCATTCAGACTGAAGGGAAATTGTGTTTATTCAATAAccagaacattaaaaatgaatacaaatatattttaagacatttatgaaaaatttatttttcagctgaaaataataaaaggccTAAGGCTATAGTCTTTTGTCAAAATAATGGAAAAGATgcaaaaattataaatatagaattttttaattcatactGAATTggaatcatgtttattcaacatccagagagtgaaaaatgaattaaaatatatttgaagacatttatgatgaaatttctttttcagctgaaaattaaaaaagaccTAAGGCAAGATgctaaaattataaatatggatttttttcattcagactgcAGGGAAATTATGTTTATTCAACATCCAGAgagtaaaaaatgaataaaaatatatttgaagacatttatgattacatttatttttcagctgaaaataaaaaacctaaGGCAAGATGatgcaaaattataaatatggattttttttcattcagactgcAGGGAAATTATGTTTATTCAACATCCAGAgagtaaaaaatgaataaaaatatatttgaagacatttatgattacatttatttttcagctgaaaataaaaaaacctaaGGCATAGTGATgtaaaaagtatgaaaaatatggaatttttttcattcagtatGAGGGAAAAATGTTTATCAACACCGAggtaaaaaatgaatacatatatattttaagacatttatgatgaaatttctttttcaactgaaaataaaaaaacctaaGGCTATAGTCTTTTGTCAAAATAATGGAAAAGATACaaaaattataaatgtgtaattttttaaatttagactAGAAGGTAAATAATAAGGTCAAAAttaatatatatgaataaatatgctaaattaataaattttTTCATACGGAACAatagaaaatcatttttattcaacaaCCAATGTCATCAATTAATACATGTGTATTTGAAGACtttaatgggggaaaaaaatgttcttttctaCAGACAGCTAATCaactaaaacaacaacatcCTAAGAAT
This window contains:
- the slc41a1 gene encoding solute carrier family 41 member 1; this encodes MVLWSKEQDKPSEMSTGAIEAKKEGAPPAYHHTNGSVHPIILTDSPEELRPEAGDYELTEVTSFSERTEGEDDRSEVVVIDCRANAKGQREEDALLENASQSNESDDVSADQSPVPPAPLKESSFSIGLQVVFPFLLAGFGTVAAGMVLDIVQHWTVFTEVTEVFILVPALLGLKGNLEMTLASRLSTAANIGHMDTAKDMWNMIMGNLALIQVQATVVGFLASIAAVIFGWIPEGQFKMGHAVLLCASSVSTAFIASLLLGLIMIGVIIGSRKVGINPDNVATPIAASLGDLITLALLAGISTGLYKQLDHNNYANPLVCAFFVALTPVWVLIARRIPSTREVLYSGWEPVIIAMAISSIGGLILDKTVSNPNFAGMAVFTPVINGVGGNLVAVQASRISTYLHLVALPLGEPNPTPSKCPTPCTTFFSSNVSLSRSARVLFLLVAPGHLVFLYAINSMQGGHTSLTTVFIAIYMTAALLQVLILLYLADWMVNWMWGRGMDPDNFSIPYLTALGDLLGTGFLALCFHILWLIGDRDADVGD